Sequence from the Fusarium oxysporum Fo47 chromosome VI, complete sequence genome:
CCTCTCCCTGAAGACGGGCCTCTCAACCCGAACAGTGGCCAGTTCAACGCCAAAGCATGGGCCAAAGCTTTTTACAAAGCGCGAAAGGAGGCCCTGGAAGGCAATCCACCCAAAACAACAGGTGTTGCCTTCCAGAACCTCAACGTCTACGGCTTCGGCACGGATACCGACTTCCAGAAGAGTGTAGGAAACATTTTCCTAGACGCTATCACTTTAGCCAAACGGgtcatcaacaagaagcaagagCGCGTCGATATCCTGTATGACTTGGAGGGTGTCGTCCACAGTGGCGAGATGCTTTGCGTGCTTGGCCCTCCTGGCTCTGGTTGTTCGACATTTCTCAAAACGATTGCTGGCGACACCCATGGGTTTCACGTTCAAGACGGAGGGTCTTCTACCATCAATTATCAAGGCATTCACCCAAAGCAGATGAAGACTGCTTTTCGAGGTGAAGCGATTTATACGGCGGAAGTTGACCATCACTTTCCCCAGCTTACAGTTGGCGACACTTTGTACTTCGCGGCCGCTGCTCGGTGCCCAAGGACTATTCCTCGCGGAGTCACTCGCAAGGAGTATATCGAGCATCTACGCGATGTGACCATGGCTATTTTTGGCATTTCACATACCAAGAATACCCGTGTGGGTGATGACTTTCTCCGAGGCGTTAGTGGCGGCGAGAGGAAGCGTGTCACAATTGCCGAGGCTTCCTTGAGCTATTCACCGCTACAATGCTGGGATAATAGTACTCGAGGTCTCGACAGCGCTAATGCCATTGAATTTTGCCGTACGTTGCGTACTCAGGCTGATGTACTCGGTTGCACTTCATGTGTTGCCATCTATCAAGCACCTCAGGCCGCATACGACGTAAGTATACAAGGTGAAGATTCGTTGGAACGAAGCTATACTAACTTCGTGGCAGCTTTTCGAAAAGGTTCTTGTTTTGTACAAGGGCCGGCAAATATTCTTCGGCAAGGCCTCCCGCGCTCAAAGATATTTCGAGGAGCTTGGGTTTGTATGCCCGGATCAACAGACCACAGCAGATTTCTTGACATCCATGACCAGCCCTCAGGAGCGCATCATTCGCCCAGGCTGGGAGAACAAGACACCTCGAACTCCTGAGGACTTTGCTAAGGCATGGAAACAAAGCCGTGACCGTGCACTGCTCATGGAGGAAATCGAAGACTATGTCCAACGTCATCCCTTCAACGGCGAGCATTACGACAAGTTTCTGGAATCTCGACGCATGGATCAATCTCCAGTTCAGCGAGCCATGTCTCCCTTTACGCTCTCTTTTTTTCAACAAATGAGCCTGACACTGTGGCGAAGCGTGGTCATGCTTAAAACGGACCCTAGTCTCACCCTGACGATGTTGACCATCAACACTCTCCAGGCTATCATCGTCAGCAGTATCTTCTACAATCTTTCCGAGACTACAGCGGCCTTCCAGAATCGTGCTGTTCTATTATTCTTTGTTATCTTGATGAATGCGTTCAGCAGCATCTTGGAGATTATATCTCTATATGCCAAACGCAAAATCGTCGAGAAGCACGCTAGGTATGTGCAACATGGAAGCATGTTACATTCGACAAGACAAACACTAACAGAGCTAGGTATGCATTGTACCATCCAAGCGCTGAAGCACTCTCTGCAATCGTCGTCGACCTACCGTACAAGATTGTCAACGTTCTTATCACGAATATCACGTTATACTTTATGGGCAATCTCCGGCGGGAAACAGGtccattcttcttctttcttctggTCATCTTCACAACTGTCATGACCATGTCAATGCTATTCCGACTCATCGCATCCGTCACAAAGTCAATCGCCCAGGCCATGGCGCCGGCCGCCATTATCCTACTCGGATTGGTATTGTACACCGGCTTCACGATTCCAACGCAGTATATGCGCAGCTGGATCAAGTGGTGTCGCTGGGCTAACCCTATCTTCTACGGCCTCGAATCAATCATGTTGAATGAGTTCGCTGGTATCGACTTTCCCTGTGCCAGCTATGTCCCATCAGGCGCTGGCTACGATCAAGTGGTTCCGAGTGGAAGAGCATGTGCAACGCAAGGAGCGGTTCCAGGCCAGGACTTTGTGAGCGGCTCTGCGTACTTGAGCATCGCCTATGGATACGAAAATTCACATCGATGGCGCAACTGGGGTGTCATGATCGCATTTGCTGTACTTTATCTCGGTTTGCACCTTGCGGCAGCTGAGTATGTGGCTTCCGAGCGGTCCAAGGGCGAAGTGCTGGTTTACGTACGCAAGGCTATGAAGCATTTGAAGACAACATCCAGTGACATCGAAAGCGGCCCTAGGACTACAAACAACCAACAAACTGTTGACAGTGATAGCGGGACCGCTGGAGTTGAGAAACAGAAATCGGTGTTTCACTGGGGCAATGTTTGTTACGATATCAAGATCAAGGGAGAGCCTCGCCGCATTCTGGACGAAGTTGATGGGTGGGTCAAGCCAGGCACTTTAACAGCACTGATGGTAAGACTTCTTGTGTTCAAGATTCAATCAGTACCACGGCTAACTATTCGTACTAGGGTTCCTCTGGCGCCGGAAAGACTACCCTTCTCGACGTCCTTGCTAGTCGTGTAACTATGGGTGTGGTTTCGGGCGATATGCTCGTCAACGGAATACCACGAGACGATTCCTTCCAGCGAAAGACCGGTTACGTCCAGCAACAAGATCTCCACGTTCCTACTTCG
This genomic interval carries:
- a CDS encoding ABC-2 type transporter-domain-containing protein; the encoded protein is MPSDIISSEKEKPAPVTEKAISSRDSINTLTPNMGKGDNGPGNEEDHIQEEMVQLARRWTTRSQGAGAPESLFPLPEDGPLNPNSGQFNAKAWAKAFYKARKEALEGNPPKTTGVAFQNLNVYGFGTDTDFQKSVGNIFLDAITLAKRVINKKQERVDILYDLEGVVHSGEMLCVLGPPGSGCSTFLKTIAGDTHGFHVQDGGSSTINYQGIHPKQMKTAFRGEAIYTAEVDHHFPQLTVGDTLYFAAAARCPRTIPRGVTRKEYIEHLRDVTMAIFGISHTKNTRVGDDFLRGVSGGERKRVTIAEASLSYSPLQCWDNSTRGLDSANAIEFCRTLRTQADVLGCTSCVAIYQAPQAAYDLFEKVLVLYKGRQIFFGKASRAQRYFEELGFVCPDQQTTADFLTSMTSPQERIIRPGWENKTPRTPEDFAKAWKQSRDRALLMEEIEDYVQRHPFNGEHYDKFLESRRMDQSPVQRAMSPFTLSFFQQMSLTLWRSVVMLKTDPSLTLTMLTINTLQAIIVSSIFYNLSETTAAFQNRAVLLFFVILMNAFSSILEIISLYAKRKIVEKHARYALYHPSAEALSAIVVDLPYKIVNVLITNITLYFMGNLRRETGPFFFFLLVIFTTVMTMSMLFRLIASVTKSIAQAMAPAAIILLGLVLYTGFTIPTQYMRSWIKWCRWANPIFYGLESIMLNEFAGIDFPCASYVPSGAGYDQVVPSGRACATQGAVPGQDFVSGSAYLSIAYGYENSHRWRNWGVMIAFAVLYLGLHLAAAEYVASERSKGEVLVYVRKAMKHLKTTSSDIESGPRTTNNQQTVDSDSGTAGVEKQKSVFHWGNVCYDIKIKGEPRRILDEVDGWVKPGTLTALMGSSGAGKTTLLDVLASRVTMGVVSGDMLVNGIPRDDSFQRKTGYVQQQDLHVPTSTVREALTFSALLRQSSQYTRQEKIDYVDTVISLLSMEDYADAIIGVPGEGLNVEQRKRLTIGVELAARPQLLLFFDEPTSGLDSQTSWSICNLMEKLTKSGQAILCTIHQPSAILFQRFDRLLLLSKGKTIYFGDIGKGSCTLVDYFTRNGAHDLPAGSNPAEYMLEVIGAAPGATTNIDWPAVWRSSQEYQRVQEELGRLSASAPSQIVTEDHSVHQEFAATAVEQYRQVTKRVFEQYWRSPGYIYAKVLLSIGSSLFVGLSFLNGDNTQRGLTNQMFGIFMFLSLFPNLVNQIMPVFASQRVMYEARERPSKTYSWKAFMAANILVEIAWNSIMSLFAYICFYYPIELFKNAEWTDAVHSRGFTMFLHLWIFFVYTSTFAHMMIAGLPTADIAGGASNLLLIMMFTFCGVLAGPDAMPGFWIFMYRINPFTYIIESFIGTSLGNAPMYCADNEFIPFTAPNGSTCGEYASDFLSRARGYLADPDATDCQYCAMSDTNQFLSSISVSYGNRWRDFGFMWVFCIFNLSLAMLFYWLARVPKTQTRVVKSKEKR